From a single Nicotiana tomentosiformis chromosome 2, ASM39032v3, whole genome shotgun sequence genomic region:
- the LOC104095289 gene encoding protein PHOSPHATE STARVATION RESPONSE 1-like: MEARPTLSVQRAGAHQLSNFGASGPHSSLPMLPANLEDKYPMLPRAVLSSLPSNSGVVGHLLSLSSGFSTNLHFSSVLPHEEHSAPIPFISQSTNNEALIPLANSGVLQSAASSQYLNENNEPWCTAPLPDYLDYSINTPVHNTQLDCSNTGDCLIPSEDLSKQSDWPEWADLVMNDDDALTSNWNDIMVDTSIADAEPKMQYQEQKQPSNFPVDQCQPLQQIPTASVETSAIVPASSTASGASSKQRMRWTPELHEAFVEAVNKLGGSERATPKGVLKLMKVEGLTIYHIKSHLQKYRTARYKPEASEGSSEKKESSIGDLSALDLKTGIEITEALRLQMEVQKQLHEQLEIQRNLQLRIEEQGRYLQEMFEKQCKSIPSIDLVKASSSIAEDASAQSTDAVQRSSNKNDPGVPPSNPQEAGDYIAQKVGEKQKEQEREDLENPETNISSSSNTPPTKRAKLDE; the protein is encoded by the exons ATGGAGGCGCGTCCTACTTTATCCGTCCAGAGGGCGGGTGCACATCAACTCAGTAATTTTGGAGCATCAGGACCTCATTCTTCATTACCTATGCTTCCAGCAAACTTGGAGGACAAATATCCTATGTTGCCGAGGGCTGTCCTTTCTTCATTGCCTTCAAACAGTGGGGTGGTCGGTCATTTGTTGTCCTTATCTTCAGGATTCTCCACCAATCTTCACTTTTCATCTGTTCTGCCTCATGAAGAGCATTCTGCACCTATACCTTTCATTTCTCAGTCAACAAATAATGAAGCATTAATCCCATTAGCTAATTCCGGAGTTCTTCAATCTGCAGCATCAAGCCAGTatcttaatgaaaataatgaaccCTGGTGTACAGCGCCATTGCCTGATTACCTCGATTACTCGATAAATACCCCCGTCCACAACACTCAACTAGATTGTAGCAATACAGGTGATTGTCTCATCCCATCTGAGGATCTTAGTAAACAAAGTGATTGGCCGGAATGGGCTGACCTTGTAATGAATGATGATGATGCTCTGACTTCTAACTGGAACGACATCATGGTAGATACTAGCATTGCTGATGCCGAGCCAAAG ATGCAATATCAGGAACAAAAACAACCTTCAAATTTCCCAGTAGACCAATGCCAACCATTGCAACAAATTCCTACTGCATCTGTAGAAACATCTGCCATTGTTCCTGCATCATCCACTGCAAGTGGTGCTTCATCGAAGCAACGAATGCGTTGGACACCAGAACTTCATGAAGCATTTGTGGAAGCAGTCAACAAACTTGGTGGAAGTGAAA GAGCTACTCCCAAGGGTGTGCTGAAGTTaatgaaagttgaaggtttgaccATCTATCACATAAAAAGCCATTTGCAG AAATATCGAACAGCTAGATATAAACCAGAAGCATCAGAGG GGTCCTCTGAGAAGAAAGAGTCATCCATTGGTGATTTGTCAGCTCTGGACTTGAAAAC GGGTATTGAGATCACTGAAGCATTGCGGTTACAGATGGAAGTTCAGAAACAGCTGCATGAACAACTTGAG ATTCAAAGAAATCTGCAGCTGCGTATAGAAGAACAAGGGCGATATCTCCAGGAGATGTTTGAAAAGCAATGCAAGTCGATTCCGAGTATTGACTTGGTAAAGGCCTCATCATCCATAGCTGAGGATGCCTCTGCACAGTCGACAGATGCAGTTCAACGCTCCTCAAACAAAAATGATCCAGGAGTGCCACCAAGCAATCCTCAAGAAGCAGGAGATTATATAGCTCAAAAGGTGGGGGAGAAGCAGAAAGAGCAAGAAAGAGAAGATCTTGAAAATCCTGAGACAAATATTTCAAGCTCATCAAATACACCACCAACGAAGCGTGCTAAACTGGATGAATAA